A single Lactuca sativa cultivar Salinas chromosome 8, Lsat_Salinas_v11, whole genome shotgun sequence DNA region contains:
- the LOC111894799 gene encoding probable alpha,alpha-trehalose-phosphate synthase [UDP-forming] 11: protein MLSRSSFNLLNLDDYSCVADRARIPRIMTVPGILTEFEEDNIAGNGETRTRTGTETETDQVSDVVSSVTPERRIIVANQLPVKAHRDGETNKWVFEYDPDALVLQLKSGFGPDVECVYVGSLPADIDPSEQEEVAQTLLDKFRCVPTFLSLEIQNKFYHGFCKHYLWPLFHYMLPVTLTHGVRFDRVAWQAYVSANKVFADKVMEVINPDEDYVWIHDYHLMVMPTFLRKRFHRVRVGFFLHSPFPSSEIYRTLPVRDEILRALLNCDLIGFHTFDYARHFLSCCSRMFGLDYKSKRGYIGLEYYGRTVSIKILPVGIHMGQIESVKSSIKTAKKVEELKKKYQGKQVILGVDDMDMFKGISLKFLAMGQLLEDYPSLRGSVVLVQIVNPARSRGHDIQEVEYETRKVAHEVNQKFSQDGYEPIVFVNGPVSTQDKVAYYAISECVVVNAVRDGMNLVPYKYTVSRQSSPELDKALGIDENESKERKSVIIVSEFIGCSPSLSGAIRVNPWNIDSVTEAMSLALTMPDNEKKLRHEKHYKYVSSHNVGYWAKSFDQDLERACKEHFHKRCWGVGFGLGFRVVALGFNFRKLSVEHIVSSYKKTNSRLILLDYDGTVMPQASVDKTPSKEVISILNVLSGDPKNVVFIVSGRGKDSLSKWFDSCKNLGLSAEHGWLTRWKGDSEWECCGGLAVDADWKKVALPVMEHYTQATDGSCIEQKESALVWHHQEADPDFGTWQAKELLDHLESVLANEPVVVKRGQQIVEVNPQGVSKGAVVESLITSMQSKGKPLDFVLCIGDDRSDEEMFEKIANSVSLQGIAEVFACTVGQKPSMAKYYLDDTVDVIKMLHGLEAASSQAPKGLGLGVSFETSV from the exons ATGTTGTCAAGATCATCGTTTAATCTGCTTAACCTTGACGATTATTCGTGCGTTGCTGATCGCGCTCGAATACCCAGAATCATGACGGTGCCCGGAATTCTGACGGAGTTTGAAGAAGATAACATTGCCGGCAACGGGGAAACGAGAACGAGAACGGGAACGGAAACGGAAACGGATCAGGTATCCGACGTCGTTTCATCTGTTACTCCTGAACGCCGGATCATCGTTGCAAATCAGTTACCGGTGAAAGCCCACCGCGACGGAGAAACGAACAAATGGGTGTTCGAATACGACCCAGACGCACTAGTGCTCCAACTGAAATCCGGGTTCGGACCTGACGTTGAGTGCGTTTACGTCGGATCCCTACCCGCCGATATCGACCCGTCGGAGCAAGAAGAAGTCGCTCAAACGTTGTTGGACAAGTTCCGGTGCGTTCCCACCTTCTTATCTCTAGAAATCCAGAACAAATTCTACCATGGATTCTGTAAACATTACCTTTGGCCTCTGTTTCATTACATGTTACCCGTGACCCTAACCCATGGAGTACGGTTCGATCGGGTCGCATGGCAAGCTTATGTCTCTGCTAACAAAGTATTCGCAGACAAAGTAATGGAAGTAATCAACCCAGATGAAGATTACGTCTGGATACACGATTATCATCTCATGGTGATGCCCACTTTCTTGAGGAAAAGATTTCACAGAGTTCGGGTCGGCTTCTTCTTGCACAGCCCCTTTCCCTCATCCGAAATCTACCGAACTTTACCTGTTCGTGACGAAATCCTTCGAGCTCTATTGAATTGCGATCTAATCGGATTCCACACATTCGATTACGCCAGACATTTCCTTTCATGTTGTAGCAGAATGTTCGGACTCGATTACAAGTCTAAAAGAGGCTACATCGGCCTCGAATACTACGGAAGAACAGTGAGTATCAAGATTTTACCAGTCGGAATCCATATGGGTCAGATAGAATCCGTCAAATCATCGATCAAaacagccaaaaaagtcgaagaATTAAAGAAAAAATACCAAGGGAAACAAGTAATTTTGGGTGTCGATGATATGGATATGTTCAAAGGAATCAGCTTGAAGTTCTTAGCCATGGGACAACTCTTGGAAGACTACCCTTCACTCAGAGGCTCCGTCGTCCTGGTTCAGATCGTGAATCCGGCTCGCAGCCGTGGCCATGACATTCAAGAAGTCGAATACGAAACCCGAAAGGTGGCTCACGAGGTTAACCAGAAGTTCAGTCAAGATGGATACGAACCCATCGTGTTCGTCAATGGTCCAGTTTCAACCCAAGATAAGGTCGCATACTACGCCATTTCCGAATGTGTTGTAGTGAATGCTGTTCGCGATGGTATGAATTTGGTTCCTTATAAGTACACAGTCTCAAGACAAAGTAGTCCCGAGTTAGATAAAGCATTAGGGATTGATGAAAACGAATCGAAAGAGAGAAAAAGTGTGATTATTGTATCGGAGTTTATCGGGTGTTCGCCGTCGTTAAGCGGCGCGATTAGGGTTAATCCATGGAACATCGATTCAGTGACGGAGGCGATGAGTTTAGCGCTCACGATGCCGGATAACGAGAAGAAACTCCGGCACGAGAAGCATTACAAGTACGTTAGTTCTCATAACGTTGGATATTGGGCGAAAAGTTTCGATCAAGATCTGGAGAGGGCGTGTAAGGAGCATTTTCACAAACGGTGTTGGGGGGTTGGGTTCGGATTAGGGTTTCGAGTGGTGGCGCTAGGGTTTAATTTCAGGAAACTTTCCGTCGAACACATCGTTTCTTCTTACAAAAAGACAAATTCCCGGTTGATTCTACTGGATTACGACGGAACAGTGATGCCGCAAGCATCTGTCGATAAAACTCCAAGCAAAGAAGTGATTTCGATTTTGAATGTTCTCTCCGGCGACCCAAAGAACGTGGTGTTCATCGTTAGTGGAAGAGGGAAAGACTCGTTGAGCAAATGGTTTGATTCGTGTAAGAATCTTGGGTTGTCGGCGGAGCATGGGTGGTTGACGAGGTGGAAGGGTGATTCTGAGTGGGAATGTTGTGGTGGTTTAGCGGTGGATGCTGATTGGAAGAAGGTGGCGCTGCCGGTGATGGAGCATTATACTCAGGCGACCGATGGATCTTGTATTGAGCAAAAAGAGAGTGCTTTGGTTTGGCATCATCAAGAAGCTGACCCTGATTTTGGCACGTGGCAAGCTAAGGAGCTTCTTGATCATCTTGAAAGTGTACTTGCAAATGAACCTGTTGTTGTGAAACGTGGTCAGCAGATCGTGGAGGTGAATCCACAG GGTGTGAGCAAAGGGGCGGTAGTGGAGAGTTTGATTACGAGTATGCAAAGTAAAGGAAAGCCGTTGGATTTCGTGTTATGCATCGGAGATGATCGGTCGGATGAGGAAATGTTTGAGAAAATTGCGAATTCGGTTTCTTTACAAGGGATTGCGGAAGTGTTTGCTTGTACAGTTGGACAAAAGCCGAGTATGGCAAAATACTATCTTGATGACACTGTAGATGTCATCAAGATGCTTCATGGACTCGAAGCTGCTTCGAGTCAAGCCCCAAAAGGTTTGGGACTTGGGGTCTCGTTTGAAACAAGTGTTTGA